Genomic segment of Juglans microcarpa x Juglans regia isolate MS1-56 chromosome 7S, Jm3101_v1.0, whole genome shotgun sequence:
tcatttcttttcttttgctggATATGCTAAGCTACATTGTCATATCAGTTCTCAATATCATTAACACTAACAGAAACCAAAGTTTTCAGCGTTCTAACTCCAAGAAAAAGATAGCAATGTAATGGGCATTTATTCCATGAACAAGAACAAACACGTTTATATGTCTTTTTACAATAAGTTAATGTCTTTCAAGAGCAGATGAATGCACCTTTACAAGAGGGTCCTGGCTTTTGAATGCGTGTTCTTTAGCTTACCCCTTCCAGATTTACTTCTCCTATAGCTCCTCAACGGTGTCAAAGAGAACCTCAACAGGCCGTTATCAAGGTTGTTTGACGAATATCTTGCGGTCCTGTTCTGCTGCAATCCCGCCACTCTGTAGGAGTTCCTACAGTTAACGGTATAGCTGCGGATAAGCTTCTGGCTCACAGACACATTTGCTCTTGCAATGGCCACCCGCCTCAGCTTCTGCCAAGACTCCCCAAATGGCTGATCAGCCACATTTCCTTCATCgtacttttcttcttcattaCCACATTTAGGTTGGCTTCGCCTCTGCCTCTGTATCAATCCGAAAATATTCCGTATTTTGGGCCACTTACTCAACTTCTTCAAACCCTTCTTACAAGTCGCACCTGCCACAGCCGCAGCAGCATCTTTCGGAACAGACTCGATACTCCCCAAATCATCATTTTTCGCACATTTCGGGTTTCCATTCCTTGCATCAGCTTCCTCTGCAATGCCCAACTTCGCCCCGTAGAATAAATACGTACTCACTGGAGACTCTTTAGCATTTGCATTGGATACCAATTTCAGGTCATCAAACTCCGATACCATCCCTTTCCTATGCGAATTGGAACGATCAAAGCTCCTCCACCTCTGCGAACACGGAGTTTCTGAATAGTAATCCTTCGTCTGAGCTGAACCACCGGGACTCCTCTGCTCTTCTTCATTCCccaaattcattttcttttccaaggCTACCATTGGTGTAAGCCTCGGATATGCCTTTCCTATCAAACACCCGTCCCAAGAAGCCCTCGGCTCATCGAACGAATACCGCTCCACATCGACCGATAACCTCGGGTCCGTATCGCAAGACCTACTCCCCACTCCGTACTCGCCAATCTCTGATTGGGTCTCCCACCACCGCCTCCCGCTCCGCTTCTCAACCTCCACAAAACTACGACTACTAACAGCATTGTGCTTCTTTATCTTCTGCTTTTGCCACCGTTTCCTCAATTTCTTGCTGAACACTGAAGCCGCCTCCCAGAAACTCCCGGCAATGTCCTTGAAATCCCTTACTCCACTCTTCTTGCTCCGCCATTCGAGATCTATTAACTCTTTCATCGTCTTAAGCTCCATCCCTGCCTCCACAATCTCATTCTCTAGTCCATTGCCGATATCAGCAAGAACCTTCTCCGTAGCCCTAATTTCTCCTCCACAATCATTCACATTTTCGTCCTCTTCCCTCGGTCCAAATCCGAGGTCCCCTAATCCCACCTCAAACCTCCCAATCAGGGCCTTGCGCTCGTCATCAAGATTGAAAAGGTCCCACAGCGTGCTCCGAGTCCTAACTTCGCAGGACCTCCGGCTCGGCAGCTCGGATGCCACCGCGACGGCGG
This window contains:
- the LOC121240556 gene encoding protein OCTOPUS-like gives rise to the protein MTSEPRSRLSSCHRHPSRPVTGFCASCLRERFASIHPAPLLEIPASAVLRRRKSFSAKDSSAVAVASELPSRRSCEVRTRSTLWDLFNLDDERKALIGRFEVGLGDLGFGPREEDENVNDCGGEIRATEKVLADIGNGLENEIVEAGMELKTMKELIDLEWRSKKSGVRDFKDIAGSFWEAASVFSKKLRKRWQKQKIKKHNAVSSRSFVEVEKRSGRRWWETQSEIGEYGVGSRSCDTDPRLSVDVERYSFDEPRASWDGCLIGKAYPRLTPMVALEKKMNLGNEEEQRSPGGSAQTKDYYSETPCSQRWRSFDRSNSHRKGMVSEFDDLKLVSNANAKESPVSTYLFYGAKLGIAEEADARNGNPKCAKNDDLGSIESVPKDAAAAVAGATCKKGLKKLSKWPKIRNIFGLIQRQRRSQPKCGNEEEKYDEGNVADQPFGESWQKLRRVAIARANVSVSQKLIRSYTVNCRNSYRVAGLQQNRTARYSSNNLDNGLLRFSLTPLRSYRRSKSGRGKLKNTHSKARTLL